From Cellvibrio zantedeschiae, the proteins below share one genomic window:
- a CDS encoding aminotransferase class I/II-fold pyridoxal phosphate-dependent enzyme — MQPDQATQLRQLESQLAAEYQTILSKKLNLDLTRGKPSSDQLDLSDALDGILKGNYIAADGTDTRNYGGLDGLPEAKQLGANIMGVDAANVLVGGSSSLTLMFQVASTAYLFGLKDAASAWKNEGEVKFLCPVPGYDRHFTICEQLGIKMVTVPMTSTGPDMDAVEAAIKADSSIKGMWCVPKYSNPTGVVYSDETVERIAKLGKIASANFRVFWDNAYSVHDLVDNAPQLASILEATRRNGTEDSVLQFASTSKITQAGAGVAFVAASAANLAGFKKALGAQTIGPDKVNQIRHTRFLPDRSALMAHMKKHAELLNPRFEAVLEALAGAFEGTDLGAWEKPVGGYFVSFDTRKGCAKETVRLAAEAGVKLTPAGATYPYGKDPEDRNIRIAPSVPTVPEVVEAMKVFVTCVKLASVRQEIAALA; from the coding sequence GTGCAACCGGATCAAGCAACGCAATTGCGTCAATTGGAAAGCCAACTAGCCGCTGAATACCAAACTATTCTCAGCAAAAAATTGAACCTCGATTTAACCCGAGGCAAGCCATCTTCAGATCAATTGGATCTGTCTGACGCGCTCGACGGCATTCTCAAAGGCAACTACATTGCGGCTGATGGCACCGATACCCGCAACTATGGCGGCCTCGACGGTTTACCCGAAGCCAAACAATTGGGCGCAAACATCATGGGCGTAGATGCAGCTAATGTACTCGTTGGCGGCAGCAGCAGTTTGACGCTCATGTTCCAGGTTGCATCCACCGCTTACTTGTTTGGCCTGAAAGATGCGGCAAGCGCCTGGAAAAACGAAGGTGAAGTAAAGTTCTTATGCCCCGTACCTGGCTATGACCGCCACTTCACCATTTGCGAACAACTCGGCATCAAAATGGTAACCGTACCTATGACTTCAACCGGCCCGGATATGGATGCTGTTGAAGCTGCGATTAAAGCGGATAGCTCAATCAAAGGTATGTGGTGCGTACCCAAATACTCCAACCCAACAGGGGTTGTTTATAGCGATGAAACTGTTGAGCGCATTGCCAAACTGGGCAAAATCGCCAGTGCTAACTTCCGCGTATTTTGGGATAACGCCTACTCGGTACACGACTTGGTTGATAATGCTCCCCAGCTGGCAAGCATTCTGGAAGCAACTCGCCGCAACGGCACCGAAGACTCAGTGCTTCAGTTCGCCTCTACCTCCAAGATCACCCAAGCTGGTGCGGGTGTAGCCTTCGTAGCCGCTAGCGCTGCCAATTTGGCTGGTTTCAAAAAGGCCTTGGGCGCCCAAACAATCGGTCCAGACAAAGTTAACCAAATTCGCCACACACGTTTCTTGCCTGACCGTTCCGCTCTTATGGCTCACATGAAGAAACATGCTGAATTGCTTAACCCACGTTTTGAAGCTGTGTTGGAAGCCTTGGCAGGCGCCTTTGAAGGTACAGATTTAGGCGCATGGGAAAAACCAGTAGGCGGTTACTTCGTATCCTTTGATACCCGCAAAGGCTGTGCAAAAGAGACCGTACGCCTGGCAGCAGAAGCTGGCGTCAAATTGACTCCAGCGGGCGCAACCTACCCCTATGGTAAAGATCCGGAAGATCGCAATATCCGTATTGCGCCGTCAGTTCCCACAGTACCGGAAGTTGTTGAAGCCATGAAAGTGTTCGTCACCTGCGTGAAACTGGCGTCCGTAAGACAAGAAATCGCTGCTCTCGCATAA
- the dinB gene encoding DNA polymerase IV — protein sequence MKKIIHCDADCFYAAVEMRDDPSLRSRPIAVGGSSEQRGVISTCNYEARHFGVRSAMSSIAAKKLCPDLIILPHRMEAYREASVSMRHIFYQYTDLVEPLSLDEAYLDVSDSEYCGGSATRIAEQIRQRVYDELKLTVSAGVAPNKFLAKVASDWNKPNGLFVITPNAVDSFVLRLPVSKIFGVGKATNTRLAEINIKTCADLRRFSIFELKQRFGQLGVRLYELCRGIDNREVSPSRRRKSLSVENTFPQDLRDLASCLNRLPELLQQLASRLRRIDDDYVVVKIFVKIKFADFTQTTIERSGSTLTPSEFQSLCCDAYARKESPVRLLGVGVRFVDLREDQPFYQLDLFE from the coding sequence GTGAAAAAAATCATTCATTGTGATGCAGATTGTTTTTATGCAGCAGTCGAAATGCGCGATGACCCTTCGTTGCGTTCGCGCCCTATTGCCGTAGGGGGGAGCTCTGAACAGCGCGGCGTAATTTCAACATGCAATTACGAAGCGCGTCATTTTGGTGTTCGTTCTGCTATGTCATCCATTGCAGCAAAAAAGCTATGTCCAGATTTAATAATCCTGCCGCATCGCATGGAGGCTTATAGGGAAGCTTCGGTAAGCATGCGACATATTTTTTATCAATACACTGATCTCGTAGAACCACTATCGCTTGATGAAGCTTATTTGGATGTTAGCGATAGTGAATATTGTGGCGGGAGTGCAACGCGTATAGCCGAGCAAATTCGCCAGCGTGTTTATGACGAATTAAAGCTGACTGTTTCAGCGGGTGTAGCGCCCAATAAATTTTTGGCTAAGGTGGCTAGCGATTGGAATAAGCCAAATGGCTTATTTGTAATTACGCCTAATGCGGTAGACAGTTTTGTTTTGCGTTTGCCTGTCAGTAAAATTTTTGGTGTTGGAAAAGCAACTAATACTCGGTTAGCAGAGATCAATATTAAGACCTGCGCCGATTTGCGCCGCTTTAGTATTTTCGAGTTAAAACAGCGTTTCGGGCAGCTTGGGGTACGTCTATATGAATTGTGCCGGGGGATAGATAACCGTGAGGTGAGTCCCTCGCGTCGGCGTAAATCATTAAGCGTTGAAAATACCTTTCCGCAAGACTTGCGCGATTTGGCCAGTTGTTTAAATCGCTTGCCTGAACTTTTGCAACAGCTGGCGAGTCGCTTAAGGCGAATAGATGATGATTACGTGGTGGTTAAGATATTCGTCAAAATAAAATTCGCTGACTTTACCCAAACCACTATCGAGCGCAGTGGGTCCACTTTAACGCCGTCGGAGTTTCAGAGTTTATGTTGTGATGCATACGCTCGCAAAGAATCGCCGGTCCGCTTATTGGGTGTTGGTGTTCGCTTTGTTGATTTGCGTGAGGATCAACCTTTCTATCAGTTGGATTTGTTTGAGTGA
- a CDS encoding M48 family metallopeptidase, whose protein sequence is MNFFEQQDLAYRNTKRLIVLLCLAVLSLIAVTTFFCAAVFYYMEQNTHNYLANAGLWQGITHAMSWQMLGGISFSVCAVIFLGSLYKLFQLSSGGRVVAESLGGRPLTVHNANADEKKILNVVEEMSIASGTPVPPVYIIEDEAINAFAAGHTPQDAVIGVTRGCIRVLNRDELQGVIAHEFSHIFHGDMKLNMRLVALLNGILLIGLIGEFLLRSSRHGRAFRSRKDQSAAAMMGIGLGLMIIGYAGTFFGKLIKAAVSRQREFLADASAVKFTRNPDGIGGALKKLGGYVGGSQMDVANAAEFSHMFFGEGANSLFSALATHPPLPERIKRIDPRWNGEFAHIDVYQPDENSYIEEGRLSEANEDHSPLEFSSPKNAMEFVVTVDQILQTIGQPNESHLAYAHQTLNAINDQLREAAHNPWDAQALMLGLLIDKNPDKQSIQWQALGKLFSQTQIHSIKPLALQASLLEPRLRLPLLELSLPALKNLSTQQYELFRSAMSHVIHADEHIDLIEWSFFKIITHNLEPKKSAHRLVDLTQLKNEACTLLSVIANAGANSASNAQAAFNKSKSIIGFDDLQLMNESDYNMMDLDLAINRLNCVKPLQKPKLLKAMSQCVLADQEITVVEAELFRAIADALDCPVPPLIVASH, encoded by the coding sequence ATGAATTTCTTTGAACAACAAGATCTCGCCTATCGTAATACCAAGCGGCTCATTGTTTTATTGTGCCTTGCGGTATTGTCATTAATTGCTGTAACCACCTTCTTCTGCGCCGCAGTCTTCTATTATATGGAGCAGAACACCCATAACTATTTAGCGAATGCAGGTTTATGGCAAGGCATTACCCATGCTATGAGCTGGCAAATGTTGGGTGGCATAAGCTTTTCTGTTTGCGCGGTTATTTTTTTAGGTAGCTTATATAAGTTATTCCAACTCTCCAGCGGAGGCCGAGTAGTGGCTGAATCACTCGGTGGGCGCCCCCTTACTGTTCATAATGCTAATGCAGATGAAAAGAAAATTTTGAATGTGGTGGAAGAAATGTCCATCGCATCCGGCACGCCTGTGCCGCCGGTTTATATTATTGAAGATGAAGCGATTAACGCATTTGCTGCTGGCCATACTCCACAAGATGCTGTTATTGGCGTAACGCGCGGTTGTATTCGAGTACTAAATCGCGATGAATTGCAGGGCGTTATCGCACATGAATTCAGCCATATCTTCCACGGTGATATGAAATTGAACATGCGCCTGGTTGCCTTACTTAACGGTATTCTACTAATAGGTTTAATCGGCGAATTCCTGTTGCGTAGCTCACGCCACGGAAGAGCATTTCGCTCCCGTAAAGATCAATCTGCCGCAGCTATGATGGGAATTGGTTTGGGCTTGATGATTATTGGCTACGCGGGAACATTTTTCGGAAAACTGATAAAAGCTGCCGTTAGCCGCCAACGCGAATTTTTAGCTGATGCTTCCGCCGTAAAATTTACGCGCAATCCCGATGGTATTGGTGGCGCATTAAAGAAGTTGGGTGGCTATGTCGGCGGCTCGCAAATGGATGTCGCTAATGCCGCTGAATTCAGTCATATGTTTTTTGGCGAGGGCGCAAATAGTTTGTTTTCTGCCTTGGCAACGCACCCACCATTACCCGAACGCATTAAAAGAATTGATCCACGCTGGAATGGTGAATTCGCCCACATTGATGTTTATCAACCGGACGAAAATAGCTATATAGAAGAAGGAAGACTTTCTGAGGCCAATGAAGATCACTCGCCCCTGGAATTTAGTTCGCCCAAAAATGCCATGGAGTTTGTGGTTACAGTCGATCAAATTTTGCAAACCATTGGTCAACCCAATGAGTCGCACCTTGCATACGCACACCAAACATTGAATGCAATTAACGATCAACTGCGCGAAGCTGCCCACAATCCATGGGATGCGCAAGCATTGATGCTGGGTTTACTGATTGATAAAAATCCCGACAAACAAAGCATTCAATGGCAAGCGCTCGGCAAACTATTTTCACAAACACAAATTCATTCAATCAAACCGCTTGCGCTTCAAGCTTCTTTATTAGAGCCGCGATTGAGATTGCCATTATTGGAACTCAGCTTACCTGCGTTAAAAAATCTCTCAACGCAACAATATGAACTCTTTCGCTCAGCTATGAGCCATGTTATCCATGCGGATGAGCATATCGATTTAATCGAATGGTCATTCTTCAAAATTATCACGCACAATTTGGAACCTAAAAAATCAGCACATCGTTTGGTGGATTTGACGCAACTGAAAAATGAAGCCTGCACACTTTTATCGGTCATCGCCAATGCGGGAGCAAATTCCGCATCAAATGCCCAAGCAGCGTTCAACAAGAGTAAATCCATAATAGGTTTTGATGATCTGCAACTCATGAATGAAAGCGACTACAACATGATGGATTTGGATTTGGCGATTAACCGTTTGAATTGCGTTAAACCACTGCAAAAACCCAAACTATTAAAAGCCATGAGCCAATGCGTGTTGGCAGATCAAGAGATCACCGTTGTAGAGGCAGAATTATTTCGCGCCATTGCCGATGCGCTGGATTGCCCGGTTCCACCACTCATTGTTGCGAGCCATTAG
- a CDS encoding aminoacyl-tRNA deacylase, translating to MGVARNIEKYLTNNQIQYSLLEHAYAEGSFNTAQVAKIDNRSLAKGVLLRDEDFHYTLCVLPSSHKILRHTLNQIFDRHMHLVEEDELVQFFKDCEAGAIPVVGKAYGIDVIWDDELMENDIIYMEAGDHRHLICIKQPEFTKLMQNTLHDHFSASRNRHYQPPLHVRNTYDSL from the coding sequence ATGGGTGTCGCTAGAAACATAGAGAAATATTTAACGAACAATCAAATCCAATATTCATTACTCGAGCATGCGTATGCAGAGGGCTCATTTAACACTGCTCAAGTTGCCAAGATAGACAATCGCTCACTTGCTAAAGGCGTTTTACTCCGCGATGAAGATTTTCATTACACGCTTTGCGTACTTCCCTCCAGCCATAAAATCCTGCGCCATACCCTCAACCAAATATTTGACCGACACATGCATCTCGTTGAAGAAGACGAACTTGTGCAATTTTTTAAAGATTGCGAGGCAGGTGCAATACCGGTAGTTGGCAAAGCTTATGGTATTGATGTGATTTGGGATGATGAATTGATGGAAAACGATATTATCTATATGGAAGCAGGCGATCATCGACATTTAATTTGCATCAAGCAGCCAGAATTCACCAAACTTATGCAAAACACCTTACATGATCATTTCAGCGCAAGCCGCAACCGTCACTATCAACCGCCCCTACACGTTCGCAACACCTACGACTCGCTTTAA